From Anopheles funestus chromosome 3RL, idAnoFuneDA-416_04, whole genome shotgun sequence, a single genomic window includes:
- the LOC125769581 gene encoding uncharacterized protein LOC125769581: MASFSVVGFLVCLLAVLPSGLVQAKLTRYDNYRVYKLSIERVEQLELLQLIEQFPDGYAFLSDPIHLNTTVKLVVPPHKTAEFEELNNKYSLKSELAFSNLQAVIDRQLRGRRETFGWTAYHPLEDIYAWLDTLIQQYPDVVSPIVAGETYEGRQIRGVKVSYKQGNPAVFTEGSIHAREWISAATVTWMLNELLTSQDAAVRNIAENYDWYVVPVANPDGYVYTHTTTRLWRKTRSRQNVLCYGVDPNRNWDYMFNQGGTSTTPCSDTFSGPAPFSEIETRTLSEYIRTIPNLSTYLDFHSSGQLLMVPYGHTREPLDNYYELMEIGTKAAVKLQERHGSFYQVGNIAEIIYVASGSSLDWVKGTLQTPLTFAYELRDTGEYGFLLPPEQIIPTAEETLDSIIVILEEGKALGYHFLSSKRPISPTSNDKNWLLRWFYHRVPIADNPHCKYYKASFTSETALSVRWTASSVAMKFLLVCVAFALFGATVAEKARYDNYRVYRVRIQTERQLELLQAIEQYPDGYRFWSDPVKVGTEVSLVVPPHQRGHFSDIRARFALRAELQIANLQQQIDLESRPSLRKDTFGWTAYYNTDAIYAWLDGLVASNPGVVTPLNVGNTYEGRPIKGVKVSYKAGNKAVFMEGLIHAREWVSGATVTWILNELLTSSDPQVRYIAENYDWYFFPVTNPDGYEYTHTTDRQWRKTRSEVSVLCRGADPNRNWGYNFMQGGASSVPCSDTFAGSVAFSEVETRQLSDFISTLDNLSTYLAFHSYTQLLLVPYGHTTARLDNYDETIAIGTKAINKLRERYGTTYRIGNIAEAIYVASGGSIDWVKGVRRTPLVYAYELRDLGQYGFILPPEQIIPTAEETLDSIIVILEEGASYGYH; the protein is encoded by the exons ATGGCATCATTCAGTGTAGTGGGGTTTTTGGTCTGCCTTTTGGCAGTTCTGCCGTCAGGTTTGGTTCAGGCCAAATTGACACGCTACGACAACTATCGCGTGTATAAGCTCTCGATCGAGCGTGTAGAGCAGCTGGAGCTACTGCAACTCATCGAACAGTTCCCGGATGGTTATGCCTTCCTGAGTGATCCGATTCATCTGAACACCACCGTTAAGTTGGTGGTCCCTCCGCATAAGACTGCAGAATTCGAAGAACTCAACAATAAATATTCCTTGAAGAGTGAATTAGCCTTCTCGAACCTTCAAGCAGTTATCGATAGACAGCTGCGTGGTCGCCGGGAAACGTTCGGTTGGACTGCGTATCATCCGCTGGAGGACATTTACGCATGGTTAGACACACTGATTCAGCAATATCCGGACGTGGTCAGCCCAATCGTCGCTGGTGAGACTTACGAAGGTCGGCAGATTCGTGGCGTAAAGGTGTCGTACAAGCAAGGAAATCCAGCGGTCTTTACCGAGGGTTCTATACACGCACGCGAATGGATTAGTGCAGCTACGGTAACATGGATGCTGAACGAGCTGCTCACCTCACAAGATGCAGCCGTTCGTAACATAGCCGAAAATTACGACTGGTACGTGGTACCGGTGGCCAATCCGGATGGGTATGTCTATACGCACACCACTACGCGCCTGTGGAGAAAAACTCGTTCACGTCAGAATGTGCTATGCTACGGTGTGGATCCTAACCGCAACTGGGACTACATGTTTAACC AGGGTGGAACATCAACGACTCCGTGCTCGGACACCTTTTCTGGACCGGCGCCATTTTCGGAGATTGAAACCCGCACTCTATCGGAGTACATTCGCACGATTCCAAACCTATCTACCTATCTCGATTTCCATTCATCCGGTCAGCTGCTGATGGTACCATATGGACACACAAGAGAACCGCTAGATAACTACTACGAGCTA ATGGAAATTGGAACAAAGGCAGCCGTAAAGTTGCAGGAGCGACACGGTAGCTTCTATCAGGTTGGAAACATAGCCGAGATTATCT ACGTTGCTTCTGGTAGTAGCTTGGACTGGGTAAAAGGAACTCTTCAAACGCCACTCACCTTTGCCTATGAGTTGCGTGATACTGGCGAGTACGGATTCTTGCTACCTCCAGAACAGATCATCCCGACGGCAGAAGAAACTCTCGACTCGATCATCGTGATCTTGGAGGAAGGCAAAGCCTTGGGTTACCATT TCTTATCTTCAAAACGCCCAATTTCTCCTACGTCAAACGATAAGAACTGGCTACTACGTTGGTTTTACCACCGTGTACCCATCGCAGATAATCCTCACTGCAAATACTATAAAGCTTCCTTCACATCTGAAACAGCGCTTAGTGTCCGCTGGACGGCATCTTCCGTAGCTATGAAGTTCCTTTTGGTGTGTGTTGCGTTCGCGCTGTTTGGTGCCACAGTGGCAGAAAAGGCCCGGTACGATAATTACCGTGTGTATCGGGTGCGCATCCAGACCGAGCGCCAATTAGAACTGCTGCAAGCCATCGAACAGTATCCCGATGGGTACCGATTCTGGAGCGATCCGGTTAAGGTCGGAACCGAAGTGTCACTTGTAGTGCCTCCACACCAACGTGGACATTTCTCCGACATTCGTGCACGGTTCGCACTGCGAGCTGAGCTTCAAATTGCCAATCTACAGCAGCAGATCGATCTGGAATCGCGTCCATCACTGCGCAAAGACACGTTCGGATGGACGGCGTACTATAATACGGATGCGATCTATGCTTGGTTGGATGGCTTGGTAGCAAGCAACCCGGGTGTCGTAACGCCGCTTAATGTTGGTAATACCTACGAGGGACGACCGATCAAAGGTGTGAAGGTGTCCTACAAGGCGGGTAATAAGGCCGTCTTTATGGAGGGATTAATTCACGCCCGTGAGTGGGTCAGTGGAGCTACGGTGACTTGGATATTGAACGAGTTGCTCACCTCCAGCGATCCCCAAGTGCGTTACATTGCGGAAAACTACGACTGGTACTTTTTCCCGGTGACGAATCCCGATGGTTACGAGTATACACATACGACCGATCGTCAGTGGCGTAAAACTCGTTCAGAGGTGAGCGTACTGTGCCGTGGTGCGGATCCTAACAGGAACTGGGGATACAACTTTATGC AGGGTGGTGCATCCAGTGTGCCCTGTTCGGATACGTTTGCTGGTTCGGTTGCCTTCTCGGAGGTGGAAACTCGTCAGTTGTCTGATTTCATCTCGACACTGGACAACTTAAGCACCTACCTTGCATTCCATTCCTACACTCAGCTGCTACTGGTGCCATACGGTCACACTACCGCCCGGCTGGACAATTACGATGAAACG ATTGCGATCGGTACGAAGGCGATCAACAAACTTCGGGAGCGTTACGGCACAACTTACAGAATTGGCAACATTGCTGAAGCGATCT ATGTCGCTTCCGGAGGTAGTATCGATTGGGTGAAGGGCGTTCGTCGCACTCCTTTGGTATACGCGTACGAACTCCGCGATCTTGGACAGTACGGATTTATTCTGCCACCGGAGCAGATCATCCCAACGGCAGAGGAAACGCTTGACTCGATCATTGTGATCCTGGAGGAAGGTGCCAGCTATGGTTATCACTAG